In the genome of Falco naumanni isolate bFalNau1 chromosome 5, bFalNau1.pat, whole genome shotgun sequence, the window GGGACACGTGCTAATTTCTGACCGAATCCAACTGCCAGTGTATCTGTGGATTCCTATTTCAATTAAACTGAGCTGTAAGAAAGAttatgaaagaggaaaaggagtgTAGAGGAATTATGTTCACATGATATTTTCTTTATGGCGCCCATCAGTACTGAGCTAATTTTAGGAGATGGGGTAGaatttttctgcattcattCAGTTAGAGAAACATCACATCCTTGCTGAGGTCAGCAGGAGTTGTGTATGCTAGGTGTTTTGAGAAGGAGGTGTCTGGCTTGACGACTTAGATCAAGCGCCAAAGGTTTGAAACCCTTACAGCAGCAACACTGGAAAATAGGGTcattgtttaaaagaaaaaaatcccttagtTTGGAAGAAATTGTGTAAATCATATGAAGGAGAGAGATTCCGAACTTGAACTAATTTAATTTCTCCCTAATTATGAGCTATATAAGGGAAAAAATTGTTCAAGATATTGGCAGAGTTTGCAGCGTTGGCGCTTTGCTCACTCAGTGCTGCTGGAACTAATGTGAGTGGGGAAAAGTGGTCCCTGTGCTGAATTGCAATGGCTCGGTAGCAGGTGGGTATTCTGCTTTATTAGCAGATCTGGTGGGGACACTTCCATCAGAGTCCAGTTAGTGTCATTAGTCTTTCACCCTTGTAAACACATTGCTTGCCACTACAGTCTAGGAACGTAGATTGTAAAGAATCTAAAGTGAAAAGTCATCTTAAGATGAgttaaagcatttcttttttttttctttctctagatGTACAGGGGCTTCCAGATAATGCCGCACGTTCAGTACATCTACACAGAAGCCTCTGAGAGTCTTTGTGGAGTCAAGCTGGAGGTCAACAAGTACCAATATCTGATTACAGGTAAAGGACAGCGTACTTCTTCATAATCAAAATCTCTTCCGTACTATAGATACATGTGCTAAGGACATGGGGGACTGTGTAGGCAGCTCCGTACATAGCTTCCCAAGTGTTAAGATGGCCAACGGTATTTTGGTGTTCAGTACTCTTTTTTAATGCTAAGAGTCATTTCACTTGCTAGATTTCCCTCTCTTTGCTAAAGTCTCTTATACCCAGCCATGCTGTGACAAATAGGCTGTATGACAGTCCACAGCTGTCGGTTCATACCTGTCGGTCACAGGGTTGCTACTCAGCTGTGCCAGAAATGGAAGATCCCTGTTGGAATGAGCTGGAGCAATGCAGGCCGCTGGGATGTGGGCATGCAAGGAGACAGAGATCTGCCAGTTGCCAAGTCTTCTTTCTAGTGATGGTGTCAGTTCACTTTGTTGTTGAGAGGAGCTTGACAGCATTACTCACCTGCATTTTGTTGCTCGTGCTTACAGCTGGCATATCACTCCTAACTGTGCTGTAATCTTGCTGGCCAGAGTTTCCTGAACCAGTTAATAAAAAGAAGGCAGTTGCTGAGCAGTGACTGAAGCCAAACATATTGAGAGCATTAGCAATCTCAGGAAACGAGGGAAGTGCTAGAGCTGAGAAGTGCTAACTTGTGACcatgtctttgttttcaaggCCGTGTGTATGAAGGGAAGGTTTACACTGGCCTGTGCAACTGGTATGAGAAATGGGATCGGCTGACTCTGTCCCAGCGTAAAGGACTGAATCATCGTTATCATCTGGGCTGTGGATGCAAGGTATGTGTGTCTCTAACTAGGTGGCATTAAGACATTCAAACCCTAGAATTCTGTTTCCCCTGGCTGGTAATACCAGTGATGATGGTGAATAGCCAGGAAGAGAAATGGAGGACAGCAAATGTTACAGGGAAAAAGTAAAGCTCAGCTTTAGCGTTGAGACCAGAGAAGAGAtaatcaaacaaaaatgcagagCCTCTGCCTTTTTAATGACCTGTTGGAACTAATTGCTGTTGGGGAAGGCTTGCAGAATCATTTGCAGGTGAATGAAATCAGGTACCAGAGGCTTGGCAAGATATGTCCAGCTGTGTTCCTGTGTAAACATTTTGAGTGCCTAAAAGCTCACAGGCTGGCAATGGCACTAAGATTTTTGCACATGGCCCCAGGCCTGCAAAAACATAGACATAAGATCAACTCTTCTGCACCTGAAAAGCCTTTTTGACTCTGGAATTACCTATGTATGTGAAGCACATGCTTAATGAACTGAGGCTGAATTTTGGGTTAGTAAGCAATGTTTGAGGGAGTGGAATTTTGAATCCCTTGTCTCTggtaaaaagacattttgtatGATGTTGTCTTTCCAAGAAGCCTCACCTGATTGCTCTTTACAATTGCAGATTAGGCCCTGCTACTATTTGCCCTGCTTTGCCACCTCCAAGAATGAGTGTATTTGGACAGACATGCTCTCCAACTTCGGCCACTCAGGATACCAAGCAAAGCACTATGCCTGCATCCAGAGGGTGGAAGGTTACTGCAGCTGGTATAGAGGATGGGCACCTCCAGATAAAACGATAATCAATGCCACAGATCCCTGAGCACGCTATCCCTTCCTTATCTCCCCTCTCCCTTACTTGTGGCTGATCTTCCTTTGGACACTAACTCTTTACCAGATCATGATGATGACAATGAAATTAGTGCCTGTTTTCATGCAAATGTTAGCACTTCgaacacttcaaaaaaaaacacaaacccaaacaaaaaaaaaaaggaaaaaaggaaagaaaagaaaaaaagtctgtgctACCTTACTGAATTTGTAAtcaccttttccattttttgatACCACTCATTTTGATCAGATGACATTTGGGAGCTTACTTTTGCACACCAGAGGGAAaaatgggagggggggggaaaaaaagaaaaaagatggagCTCTTGCTCTCTTACATGTATCATTAGCTGTAGCAATATAATCTCtatttttttaggaaaacaaaaatctaaaaactATGCCATTTAGGCACTGTATTCTTCTACATGCTGGCTTCCCATCACCCCTCCTCATGCACTATGTGCTGAAAATATGTAGACAAATCtatttgaaggaaaacaggttttattAATCAGATTGGCAaatgaaacaaactgaaaagaaacccAGCCTAAACTCTGGAAAAAATGACATCCAAAAGAAATCCTCCTCTATGGGAGAGATTGGCAATGTGATTGACTCCAGCAGTGGGAGAATCCACCTGGTGTGTCTGACCACATCATCTGGTAAAAGCATTGTTGACTGATTGTCCTAGCTAATTCAGTCAGCGTGAATGCAACAGCACATTTGAAGTTCTGGCTTTCCCCAGAGCAAGAGagagtattttgtatttttgttgttggttaaaaaacaaaagccccaTCTCCTATGTTTTAAGGAGGTAAATCCACCTACAGCAGAGCAGATGAAGTGCTGTGCCATCCTGTTTTGAGCAGCATGGGCCCCTGAAATTTTTGCAGCTTAGCttcaacagcaaaagcagcttgTGAACACCTTAAACCAAACAGATAGAAAAATACCAACTATAATCAAAGACCTGACTATATCAATCACATGGAAGAGGGAAAGGGGGGACTTGCTAGAGCTCTtagtatatattaaaaaaaaaatctattgccaAAATAGTGTTTTGCTGAACTAAGATGTATATACACATAATGACATAAGCTATTTTTGACAGGATGTGGAATTTTTTGGTGTTATAAACAAAAGAATGGTTTGATTGCATTTTAAAGACGGAAATATTGACATTCCAAGTCAGTGAGGTGTTTTTTAAGATATTGAAGCTCCAGTGTATCTGCAGTAGTGGCTACAGTCATTGTTTCCTCTGTATCTCCTTGCAACACGGTTCCTCCCCTGCAGCTACACTAGCTGCATTTGTTTATATAGTGAAAGGAAGTGTGTGTGGGGGCTAGGCAAGGAAAAGTGGTCTCCTAATAAGTGCTGGCTGGAATCATAAAGTTTCAGCTGTCCAGAGGTTTCCTTCTGTGTCAagtgctgtgtttctttctAGGCACTGTTAAATGTAGCTCTGTGCACATGCTCATACCATGTCCTGCAGTGATGTGGGAGGAGGAGCCTTACTGTCTTGTGCTTTGCTGTTGACTGGAGAAGTTTTTTTCgttctattttgttttttattaagaaaactATAATATAATTTTTCGTAtcaaataaaagtattttaagttttaatgaTGGTGAAGAAGGGGTGCTGACAAAATGGGTGACTGAGTTCTGGATGGGGAGGGCTTGGGCAGGGAGAAGATTATGCTTAACttcatttttgtattattatgattatttatCTTAAGTTTCCATGTATCTTCAGTTCATTCCACTTagaaagcagagctgccatCAGCAGGAAAAAGTATTGCAGTGATTCCAGCTAGGGGCGATAACAGCATTTTATAGTCAGTGACCTCAATTACTAAAGAGTTGTTTGGGACCTCTTTGCTAAACGGAAAGGAAAGGGTGTCTGAGATGGGCCCTGATACTTCACGTTCCTTGTGTGTGACCAGAGCTCTGCCAGACATACATCCCCTGAAATGCCCAATTTACTAGATGAATGGTTGGAGCAAAAATCATgtagattaatttttaacatgctCTTTAAAgggcattttaaaaagttgatgTAAGAGGTGCCTTGGtctgctgtgtgttttttggttgttttttttttgttttgttttttgtttttttttttgtttttttttttgtttttttttcagctgctctgaGTGGCAATGCAGCACAAAACACATTGAAAGTCTGTTGGATTTTCCTGTGATTCAGGCTTGGAACACTTCTCAGAAGTTCTCTTCCCTGTGACTACTCCTAAATTATGGGTCGGAGATGAGAGGGAGAGTAGGGTGCTTCACAGCACCCATCACAAGATCAGGTGGTGGGTCAAAATATTGCCCGTTTTGGCAGAGTACGGGGTTGGGCTTTGGGTGCAGTGGAGCAATCTCTGTTCTAGCTGTACACAGCTGACAAACTCTCTGAGGGTCACTGAGGGCGGAGCGGAGCcagcctcaccaccctcactgttTGCATCGTGTGAAGTTGGCACTGCTGGAGATGGCCCTCCTCAAGCTCAAGGCGAATTTGCAAAGCTGATATGTCTTTGAGCTGCAGCCACTTTTCACGGCTTTGGAAGGCTAAATGAAAATGCCCCTCAGTACAGTGAAGTGTTGATTTGAATTTCCATTAAATTGCAGCTCTGCATATTTTACCTGTCACTGATTGATTCATTAGCTAGCTGAGACATCACAGTATTGCACTCAAAttattgtgaaaatatttgcattctAATACTCTTGAGGACTTACGTCCCTAAGTAGGATATAATGTAGCTATGTGCTTTGTAAACAACAAAATGGCAGATGCATTACCAGAAAATTCAGTGTATTCCCTTTCTATATTGCAGACggtaaaatatttctgagatgCAGACAGACTGGCAGGGGTAGGGTTTTGATAGCAAATCTTTTCCCCTTGCTGTGTAAAGAAACACTTACTAAGGCTTTTAAAGATGTGGAGCcaaaaggagggggaagaatccagtaaaaatacatttcttttggGAGGCTTCTTAATTGTGTTTCTGTGTATGCTATCAGGGACATGTATTTCTTGGGCTAAGCTTCAGCTTGTGCTTGCATAAAGAACCTGACTGAAGACTCCCTTGAAGTGGGAAGGAGCCATCAAATATATTGAACAGGCTCTAAATCAGACTCAAAGActtcttattttctgtctgctcccctttcttctgtcttgctAAACCTTCTGCGTGCCTATGGACAAAACTCCCTCCCTCATTACTGCAGGCTGTTCAACGTGTGGGAATGCCAGGCATGGCGATGTGAGGAGGCAGGTGTGAAGTTCTTCCCAGAATCTTAGGCTGTGGAGCATACAGTGCCTTGCAGCAGCACATAAATCTTCCTACCACCTCTGACATGCTCCTCACTTCACCCCACAGTCTAAGACCAGAGGAACTGTCAATGGCACAGCTGATGTGAGCGTGACCTTTGGACATGTACAGGATGAGACTTCCCCTCACCTCCCCTATGCTTTAGGTATACCAACGTtattaaaagtacttttaaaagtgCACAGCTCATTTCCAAACTGTTGCTGTTCACTTTCTTATTTACAGATGTTCTTCCTTATTTGCTTGAGGGCgtttttccctgtgaaattacaaaaattacGAAAAATATATTGAAGGTTTAGGAAAGATTggatttgattttctttttcaaaaatgttacaTGGCCTTTTAGGTAGGGCCATTCTAAAACCTAAATACATTACCGTATCCCATTCATATTTAGTCAGAGTGAAATGGTACTTCACAGTGATGGAAAACACACTGTTGTGTTTTTACAGTAAAGACTGAAGTAAAGTCCTCTGTGGGAAGaagttttcattctttcagaTGGATCTGAAAATTTATCTCACAATGTATTTTATAGCTTAGAAGGGCAGAACAAAATTGGGGCGCTGCAaaaattttttgtcttttttagaATAAGTGGCTTTTGGGGCTACCAGTCttgagaaaaatcttaaaaatccACTaaacatttgctgctgctttgcctgtaCTGGCTTCTCCTTTTCTGACACTGTCCTTCCTTTGTAGACCCACTCT includes:
- the TIMP3 gene encoding metalloproteinase inhibitor 3, which translates into the protein MTAWLSFLVVFLCSWSLRDLVVEACTCVPIHPQDAFCNSDIVIRAKVVGKKLMKDGPFGTMRYTVKQMKMYRGFQIMPHVQYIYTEASESLCGVKLEVNKYQYLITGRVYEGKVYTGLCNWYEKWDRLTLSQRKGLNHRYHLGCGCKIRPCYYLPCFATSKNECIWTDMLSNFGHSGYQAKHYACIQRVEGYCSWYRGWAPPDKTIINATDP